A stretch of Triticum aestivum cultivar Chinese Spring chromosome 1D, IWGSC CS RefSeq v2.1, whole genome shotgun sequence DNA encodes these proteins:
- the LOC123183018 gene encoding protein FAR-RED ELONGATED HYPOCOTYL 3 has product MFVDQLARKHLANSGFYFDYVLDDKGKLVHVFWADATCRKNYAVFGELVSFDSTYSTNQYNMIFTPFTGINHHKASVCFGAAMLHDEKADSYKWLFRTFLKAMGGAAPRFIITDECSSMDNAVREVFPAAAHRLCMWHIMNKIPQKVGPDLKTDEDFHERLGRCVWSSETPTEFEERWKEIMSEYGLEDDEWFSKRFNLQESWIPAYFKEIALSGLMRTTSRSESANSFFSCIIGYKHALVEFWLRFDTDLEEQRHKELQEDHMSLHTMPVLKTLWAIEKHGGEVFTHEIFQDFQHELLADRDRCLVEMMAHDGEVKTITIHDGYKKLRVVTYNTTTMVGSCTCKLFETHGIPCRHPIHVLRTAQLNELPKHYVLKRFRKDCKTEQVFDKDGILLEGNESSSIDPEIQKLASETFKKMEDLLVQAKQSQVSMQFLRDHIFALGE; this is encoded by the coding sequence ATGTTTGTTGACCAGCTTGCTAGAAAACATCTTGCAAATTCAGGATTTTATTTTGATTATGTTCTTGATGATAAGGGCAAACTAGTACATGTGTTCTGGGCGGATGCCACATGTAGGAAAAATTATGCTGTATTTGGAGAGCTTGTGTCCTTTGACTCAACATATAGCACCAATCAATATAAcatgatattcaccccctttactGGAATCAATCACCATAAGGCAAGTGTTTGTTTTGGTGCTGCAATGTTACACGATGAGAAGGCAGATTCCTATAAGTGGTTGTTTCGCACTTTCTTGAAAGCTATGGGAGGGGCTGCACCTAGGTTTATAATAACTGACGAATGTAGTAGCATGGACAATGCAGTAAGGGAAGTTTTCCCAGCAGCTGCACATAGGCTATGCATGTGGCATATTATGAACAAGATTCCGCAGAAGGTTGGCCCTGATTTGAAGACCGATGAGGATTTCCATGAACGATTAGGTCGGTGCGTGTGGTCTTCTGAAACTCCTACTGAATTTGAGGAACGATGGAAAGAAATTATGTCAGAGTATGGGTTGGAAGATGATGAATGGTTCAGTAAAAGGTTCAACCTTCAAGAATCATGGATACCAGCTTATTTCAAAGAAATAGCTTTGTCAGGGCTTATGCGGACCACTTCAAGGTCAGAGAGTGCCAATTCTTTTTTCTCATGTATTATTGGTTACAAACATGCTTTGGTTGAGTTTTGGCTTAGATTTGACACGGATTTGGAAGAACAACGTCATAAGGAGTTGCAAGAGGACCATATGAGCCTACATACGATGCCTGTGTTGAAGACATTGTGGGCGATTGAAAAGCATGGCGGCGAGGTGTTCACGCATGAGATATTTCAGGATTTTCAACATGAGTTGCTTGCTGATAGGGATCGTTGCCTTGTTGAGATGATGGCACATGATGGTGAGGTTAAAACAATAACTATACATGATGGCTATAAGAAATTAAGGGTGGTAACTTACAACACAACAACCATGGTAGGTTCTTGCACATGTAAGTTGTTTGAGACGCACGGTATCCCATGTCGTCATCCGATCCATGTCCTAAGAACAGCCCAGCTAAATGAACTACCAAAGCATTATGTACTCAAAAGGTTTAGAAAGGACTGCAAAACCGAGCAAGTCTTTGACAAGGATGGCATTCTATTGGAAGGCAATGAGAGCAGTTCAATAGATCCGGAGATACAAAAATTAGCTTCAGAAACATTTAAGAAGATGGAAGACCTTTTAGTACAAGCGAAGCAATCTCAAGTCAGCATGCAATTCTTGAGAGATCACATTTTTGCACTTGGAGAGTAA